The stretch of DNA ATGGGTGATATAGGACTCGAACCTACGACCTTCGCGATGTCAACGCGACGCTCTAACCAACTGAGCTAACCACCCGAAAGTGTTAGCATTATACAGTCTGCCATCGATAAAATCAAGGGGAAACTATAAAACTCATCAACGTCCACTCGATCTTCATGGCTGGTCAATATCCCTTAAAGCATCGACAGCAATTTTCAACATCAAAACAGCAATGAGCATCGCCCAAAACACGATCCGCCAATTATCCTTTGCTTCAGACATTCCTCTTCTGTTGCACTTCAGTCCCGCTGTCAATGAAATCCCTATGCGAAACCCGATATGGGGTGAACGCGCGTTCGACATCACCCTGTTGATCAGATTTTAAACCATCAGCAACGCCCGTCCGCGCGCACAGGCAGCGAGGAACACCTTGTCCAACATCAAAAAACGCGAAAAAACCCTGATGATTTTTACTGGATAAGCCGTGAAAAGCCGAGATTCTATCAAAATTATGCTATCATTGTGACCAAAGGAGATACTGTACCATGCGTCCAGATTGGGATTCTTATTTCATGAAAATTGCTTATTCAGTATCCGAGCGCAGCACCTGTGACCGCGCCTTTGTGGGCTGTGTGCTGGTTCGTGATAAACGCATCCTGACCACCGGGTTTAACGGGTCGCCTGCCGGGCAAGCCCATTGTGACGAAGTGGGGCACCTGCTGGTGGAGGGACACTGTGTCCGCACCATTCATGCAGAGACCAATGCCATCATCCAGGCTGCCCTGCATGGCGTTTCCACCAAGGGTTGTTGGTGTTATGTGACGCATTTTCCCTGCCTTAATTGCACCAAGGCGCTGATCAACGCCGGAATCGCTCGCCTGATCTACCATGTGGCCTACCGTGTGGATGAACATGCAACAGAATTCTTACGCCTGGCTGAGATTGAGGTCTGTCAGTTAGATTTCACGCCCAATAACTTCGCTTAAAAACCCCAACGGCTCCCCGCGATGCTGATCATCATGGAAACATCGACCTTTGACGGGGAGCTGATAATCATCCGCTCACACCGGTTTTATGCCTTTTAAGGTCTGTCAAGTTTGCATAACTGGCAGAGTTGACGATAAATTTCGTTGTCTTTCGTCGCAATGATATTTCCCCAGCCCTGGGAATCAACCCGTTCGCAGGGGTAAGTGGAAAAACGCCGCC from Brevefilum fermentans encodes:
- a CDS encoding deoxycytidylate deaminase gives rise to the protein MRPDWDSYFMKIAYSVSERSTCDRAFVGCVLVRDKRILTTGFNGSPAGQAHCDEVGHLLVEGHCVRTIHAETNAIIQAALHGVSTKGCWCYVTHFPCLNCTKALINAGIARLIYHVAYRVDEHATEFLRLAEIEVCQLDFTPNNFA